In Zalophus californianus isolate mZalCal1 chromosome 4, mZalCal1.pri.v2, whole genome shotgun sequence, the following proteins share a genomic window:
- the MUL1 gene encoding mitochondrial ubiquitin ligase activator of NFKB 1 isoform X2, with protein MQWCAILNKGAKRIHLGEDLKNILSEAPGKCVPYAVIEGAVRSVKETLNSQFVENCKGVIQRLTLQEHRMVWNRTTHLWNDYSKIIHQRTNTVPFDLVPHEDGVAVAVRVLKPLDAQDLGLETVYEKFHPSIQSFTDVIGHYISGERPKGIQETEEMLKVGATLTGVGELVLDSSSVRLQPPKQGMQYYLSSQDFDSLLQRQESSVRLWKVLTLVFRFTTCAVLFFILRKHYLQRQERQPPQADGEGSSRSVRAQLLSRAKPEDRESLKSACVVCLSSFKSCVFLECGARVFLRRVLPRLARAQAVPRLQTGDRPGGSLVQ; from the exons GGAGCTAAAAGAATCCACTTGGGTGAAGACTTAAAGAACATTCTCTCAGAAGCCCCAGGAAAATGTGTGCCTTATGCTGTTATTGAAG GGGCTGTTCGATCTGTTAAAGAAACGCTTAACAGCCAGTTTGTGGAAAATTGCAAGGGCGTGATTCAGCGGCTGACACTGCAGGAGCACAGGATGGTGTGGAATCGGACAACCCACCTTTG GAACGACTACTCAAAGATCATTCACCAGAGGACCAACACAGTGCCCTTCGACCTGGTCCCCCACGAGGACGGCGTGGCCGTGGCTGTGCGAGTGCTGAAGCCGCTGGACGCCCAGGATCTGGGCCTGGAGACCGTGTACGAGAAGTTCCACCCCTCCATCCAGTCCTTCACCGATGTCATCGGCCACTACATCAGCGGCGAGCGGCCCAAAGGCATCCAGGAGACGGAGGAGATGCTGAAGGTGGGTGCCACGCTCACGGGCGTCGGCGAGCTGGTTCTGGACAGCAGCTCCGTGCGCCTGCAGCCCCCCAAGCAGGGCATGCAGTACTACCTCAGCAGCCAGGACTTTGACAGCCTGCTGCAGAGGCAGGAGTCCAGCGTCCGACTCTGGAAGGTCCTGACGCTGGTCTTTCGCTTCACCACCTGCGCCGTTCTCTTCTTCATCCTCCGCAAGCACTACCTGCAGCGCCAGGAAAGGCAGCCGCctcaggcagatggagaagggagTTCCAGGAGCGTGAGGGCCCAGCTGCTGAGCCGCGCCAAGCCCGAGGACAGGGAGAGTCTGAAGAGCGCCTGTGTTGTGTGTCTGAGCAGCTTCAAGTCCTGCGTCTTCCTGGAGTGTGGGGCACGTGTGTTCCTGCGCCGAGTGCTACCGCGCCTTGCCCGAGCCCAAGCGGTGCCCCGTCTGCAGACAGGCGATCGTCCGGGTGGTTCCCTTGTACAATAG